The following are from one region of the Candidatus Eremiobacteraceae bacterium genome:
- a CDS encoding redoxin family protein, translating to MFTRSAVAVVLAAALLSGSMEIGAPARAAGVALLQDFTGGAGWLNGSPLTPADLRGKVVLVDFWEYNCVNCLRTLPYLKAWYARYHADGFEIVGVHSPEFGFAGDRQNVASAAQRLGVTWPVVMDNDHTIWTRYNVEAWPTEDLFDQDGKIVELQQGEGNYPQTEAKIQALLRAKNPTLKLPPVMALLPQDNYDKPGAVCYPQTPEMFVGPWHGQMVADAGAFNDPAKDTIYQDPGAPHREGAIYLQGYWHATQDLEGMVSGGSDGYLQLHYKAIQVLVVMKPESGGSVRVVVTQDGKPIDRANAGPDIHFDANGASYVTVDAARAYEILDNVHFGEHELRLSPQHFGAGIYDFAFESCEVGTDS from the coding sequence GTGTTCACGCGTTCGGCAGTTGCGGTCGTCTTGGCCGCTGCCTTGTTGTCAGGTTCGATGGAAATCGGCGCGCCCGCGCGCGCGGCGGGCGTCGCATTGCTGCAAGATTTCACCGGCGGCGCCGGCTGGCTCAACGGCTCGCCACTCACGCCCGCTGATCTGCGCGGCAAAGTCGTACTCGTCGATTTCTGGGAATACAACTGCGTCAATTGTCTGCGCACGCTGCCGTACCTGAAGGCGTGGTACGCACGCTATCACGCCGACGGATTCGAGATCGTGGGCGTGCACTCGCCGGAGTTCGGCTTCGCGGGTGATCGCCAGAACGTCGCGAGCGCCGCGCAACGGCTCGGCGTCACCTGGCCGGTCGTCATGGACAACGATCACACGATCTGGACGCGTTACAACGTCGAGGCATGGCCGACAGAAGACCTTTTCGATCAGGACGGCAAGATCGTCGAACTTCAGCAAGGCGAAGGGAACTATCCGCAGACCGAAGCGAAGATCCAAGCGTTACTGAGAGCCAAGAACCCGACGTTGAAACTGCCGCCCGTGATGGCGTTACTGCCGCAGGATAACTACGACAAGCCCGGAGCGGTCTGCTATCCGCAAACGCCGGAGATGTTCGTCGGCCCGTGGCATGGGCAGATGGTCGCCGATGCCGGCGCCTTCAACGACCCCGCCAAGGACACGATCTATCAGGATCCGGGCGCGCCGCATCGCGAAGGGGCGATCTACCTTCAGGGTTACTGGCACGCGACCCAGGACCTGGAAGGCATGGTCTCCGGCGGAAGTGACGGCTACCTGCAGCTGCACTACAAGGCGATTCAGGTTCTCGTTGTCATGAAGCCTGAGAGCGGCGGTTCTGTGCGGGTGGTCGTCACGCAAGACGGCAAACCAATCGATCGCGCAAATGCGGGCCCCGATATCCATTTCGACGCGAATGGCGCCTCGTACGTGACGGTCGATGCGGCCCGCGCATACGAGATATTGGATAACGTTCATTTCGGCGAGCACGAGCTGCGGCTTTCTCCGCAACATTTCGGCGCGGGGATTTACGATTTCGCATTCGAGTCATGCGAGGTGGGAACCGACTCGTAA
- a CDS encoding TM0106 family RecB-like putative nuclease — MQYLGGRVVYSATDLYNYLECGHLIALERQVALGQLGRPERDPQAALVADKGLLHEQRYLEALRGEHEIVEIEQAENTREAIERAAAETIAAMERGDHVIYQGTFFDGEFLGRTDFLLRVETPSERWPWSYEVADTKLSLHDKPYFIIQLCHYSEHVARVQGRTPEHMHIVLGDLKQKRFRVDDFAAYYRHLKASFLSSGARADAYPFKCEHCNICDWSARCEQQRLDDDHLSIVARMRRDQIKKFESAGIARVAALASAESSRPQGLNDVTFDRLRRQAALQVRGRESGDYHYEFLDHRPVEGFGLIPMPAQGDVFFDMEGDPLFEIGVGLEYLFGCYCPDDAIPFRPFWGTSRADEKSAFERCVDFLMERREQYPAMHVYHYAPYEKTALQKLAQRHATREEEVDALLRGEVLVDLFAVVRQAMLISQSSYSIKDLEPFYGMTRNTDVRRGGDSIVMFETWLNDQSKTEILTDIERYNEQDCRSTFLLREWLLQLRGEYQMRRGIELAFRPLRREGEPCHAVPVEGCKECARRAKEQREEAKISADQNALLAREHDRTAQLLAHLLSYHRREAKPAWWAYYDRCENTDELLEFDKEAIGGLELSAEISPYKEPGAHNLVYTYTFPEQLHHVGDNPHDPFTRKRAGQVVSIDEERNVLELKRGGTLDEARNVTALIPSGPIKTKEQTGSLARIAAAYLKGSIGAQYPVALDILHKSYPRLSGRRGGDTIQPAVVAAESVFDIVSALDHSYLFVQGPPGTGKTRIGARVIAKLIAGGRTVGVMANSHKAIHNLLHAIEAVAQVEKIPLRGIHKHSKQNTGSEYQSQLDRPMIESDDDNAASQSGSHNLVSGTTWLFAREEMAERVDYLFIDEAGQISLADAIAVSPSARNVVFLGDPMQLAQVSMGTHPESAGTSVLEHLLGDAATVAENRGILLDTSFRMHPQICGFISSVFYDGRLKSDPLTASNGVESPGLTGAGLRFIEIEHVGNTRESIEEAERIVREVDLLLRGTVTRKDEPARRLGTKDILVVTPYNAQRKRIAGLLKAAGHAGVQVGTVDKFQGQEAPVVFYSMATSSGDDIPRTMEFLFERNRFNVAVSRAQCMSVVVCSPRLLDVRCRHTEQIALVNLLCRYAEAAGEQHMPNPAKIQAERAGERRTSVRTVR; from the coding sequence ATGCAATATCTCGGCGGACGTGTCGTCTACTCGGCAACCGATCTCTACAATTACCTGGAGTGCGGCCACCTCATCGCGCTCGAACGGCAAGTCGCGCTTGGGCAGCTCGGCCGCCCAGAACGTGATCCGCAGGCCGCGCTCGTCGCCGACAAGGGTCTCCTACACGAACAGCGCTATCTAGAAGCGCTGCGCGGTGAGCATGAGATCGTCGAAATCGAACAAGCGGAGAACACGCGCGAAGCGATCGAGCGTGCGGCCGCTGAGACCATCGCCGCGATGGAGCGCGGCGATCATGTCATCTACCAAGGCACGTTCTTTGACGGCGAATTCCTCGGGCGCACGGACTTTCTGCTGCGCGTTGAGACGCCAAGCGAACGCTGGCCGTGGAGCTACGAAGTCGCTGACACGAAGCTTTCGCTTCACGATAAGCCGTATTTCATCATACAGCTCTGCCATTACAGCGAACACGTCGCGCGCGTGCAGGGGCGCACTCCGGAGCACATGCACATCGTACTCGGCGACTTGAAACAGAAACGCTTCCGCGTCGACGACTTCGCGGCGTATTATCGTCACTTGAAGGCGTCGTTCTTGAGCAGCGGCGCCCGTGCAGACGCCTATCCGTTCAAATGCGAACACTGCAATATCTGCGATTGGTCGGCTCGCTGCGAACAGCAGCGCTTGGACGACGACCACCTGAGCATTGTCGCCCGAATGCGGCGGGATCAGATCAAGAAATTCGAGTCGGCCGGAATCGCAAGAGTCGCAGCCCTTGCGTCTGCAGAGTCGTCGCGGCCCCAAGGACTCAACGATGTCACCTTCGACCGCCTGCGCCGGCAGGCGGCGCTGCAAGTGCGCGGGCGAGAATCGGGCGATTATCACTACGAATTCCTCGACCACCGTCCCGTCGAAGGTTTCGGGCTCATACCGATGCCGGCGCAGGGCGACGTCTTTTTCGATATGGAGGGCGACCCGCTTTTCGAGATCGGCGTCGGACTTGAGTACCTCTTCGGTTGCTATTGCCCCGATGACGCCATTCCGTTTCGCCCATTTTGGGGAACAAGTCGCGCAGACGAAAAATCGGCGTTTGAGCGCTGCGTCGACTTTCTCATGGAGAGGCGCGAACAATATCCGGCGATGCATGTCTACCACTATGCGCCGTACGAGAAGACCGCGCTTCAGAAACTCGCGCAACGCCATGCCACGCGCGAAGAAGAAGTAGACGCGTTGCTTCGCGGCGAGGTGCTCGTCGATCTCTTCGCCGTCGTCCGCCAAGCTATGTTGATCTCGCAGTCGAGCTACTCGATCAAAGACCTCGAGCCATTTTACGGCATGACCAGGAACACCGACGTGCGGCGCGGCGGCGACTCGATCGTCATGTTCGAAACATGGCTTAACGATCAGTCGAAGACCGAGATACTGACGGATATCGAGCGCTACAACGAGCAGGATTGCCGATCGACGTTTCTGCTGCGCGAGTGGCTGCTACAACTGCGCGGCGAGTATCAGATGCGGCGCGGCATCGAGCTTGCGTTCCGTCCGCTTCGCCGTGAAGGTGAGCCGTGCCACGCAGTACCGGTCGAAGGATGCAAAGAGTGCGCACGGCGCGCTAAGGAACAGCGAGAGGAAGCGAAGATCTCGGCGGATCAAAACGCTCTGCTCGCGCGGGAACACGACCGCACCGCGCAACTTCTGGCCCATCTGCTTTCGTACCATCGCCGCGAAGCGAAGCCCGCGTGGTGGGCTTACTACGATCGCTGCGAAAACACCGACGAGCTTCTCGAGTTCGACAAAGAAGCGATCGGCGGGTTGGAACTGAGCGCCGAGATCAGCCCGTACAAAGAGCCGGGCGCGCACAATTTGGTGTACACGTATACCTTTCCCGAACAGCTCCATCACGTCGGAGACAACCCGCACGATCCGTTCACGAGGAAGCGCGCCGGCCAAGTCGTCAGCATCGACGAAGAAAGGAACGTGCTCGAGCTCAAGCGTGGGGGCACGCTTGACGAAGCCAGGAACGTCACCGCGTTGATTCCGAGCGGTCCGATCAAGACCAAAGAGCAGACCGGGTCGCTTGCGCGCATCGCGGCCGCGTACTTGAAAGGTTCGATCGGCGCGCAGTACCCGGTAGCGCTTGACATCTTGCACAAGTCGTATCCGCGCCTATCCGGCCGTCGCGGGGGCGACACGATACAGCCGGCCGTCGTAGCGGCGGAGAGCGTCTTCGACATCGTCAGCGCCCTCGATCACAGCTATCTTTTCGTGCAGGGGCCGCCGGGCACGGGCAAAACGCGCATAGGCGCGCGCGTGATTGCGAAGCTCATCGCCGGCGGCCGCACCGTCGGCGTGATGGCGAACAGTCACAAAGCGATTCACAATCTGCTTCACGCGATCGAGGCCGTCGCACAGGTTGAGAAGATCCCGTTGCGCGGCATCCACAAGCACAGCAAGCAGAACACCGGTTCGGAATATCAGTCACAGCTCGACCGGCCGATGATCGAGAGCGACGACGACAACGCCGCGAGCCAAAGCGGCAGCCACAATCTGGTATCGGGCACCACGTGGCTCTTTGCCCGGGAAGAGATGGCCGAGCGGGTAGATTATCTCTTCATCGACGAGGCGGGCCAGATCTCGTTGGCCGACGCGATAGCGGTTTCCCCAAGTGCGCGCAATGTCGTCTTCCTCGGCGATCCGATGCAGCTCGCGCAAGTGAGCATGGGCACGCATCCGGAGAGCGCCGGGACTTCGGTGCTGGAGCATCTTCTTGGCGACGCCGCAACCGTGGCGGAGAATCGCGGCATCTTGCTCGACACGTCGTTTCGCATGCATCCGCAGATCTGCGGCTTCATCTCCTCGGTGTTCTACGACGGCCGGCTCAAATCCGATCCGCTCACGGCGAGCAACGGCGTGGAGTCACCCGGTCTGACGGGCGCGGGCCTGCGCTTCATCGAGATCGAGCATGTCGGCAACACGCGTGAATCGATCGAAGAAGCCGAACGCATCGTGCGCGAGGTCGATCTCTTGCTGCGCGGCACGGTCACACGCAAGGACGAACCGGCGAGGCGCCTCGGCACGAAAGATATTCTCGTGGTCACGCCCTACAACGCGCAACGCAAACGCATCGCCGGACTTCTGAAGGCCGCCGGCCATGCCGGCGTTCAGGTCGGCACGGTCGACAAATTCCAAGGGCAAGAGGCGCCTGTGGTGTTCTATTCGATGGCCACGTCGAGCGGCGACGACATCCCGCGGACCATGGAATTTCTCTTTGAGAGGAACCGCTTCAACGTTGCGGTATCGCGCGCTCAGTGCATGAGCGTCGTGGTCTGTTCTCCAAGACTTCTCGACGTGCGCTGCCGTCATACCGAACAGATCGCTCTCGTCAACTTGCTGTGCCGCTACGCCGAGGCGGCCGGCGAGCAGCATATGCCGAATCCGGCCAAGATCCAAGCGGAACGCGCAGGTGAGCGTCGGACGAGCGTGCGAACGGTGCGGTGA